A stretch of Caenorhabditis elegans chromosome IV DNA encodes these proteins:
- the dph-3 gene encoding Diphthamide biosynthesis protein 3 (Partially confirmed by transcript evidence): MSVFHDEVEIEDFEFDEEKDVYHYPCPCGDRFEIPREMLEMGEDVAQCPSCSLLIRVIYDPEDFVKLETISTSKPIAEPV; this comes from the exons ATGTCAGTTTTCCACGACGAAGTCGAAATTGAGGATTTTGAGTTTGACGAGGAGAAAGACGTGTACCACTATCCATGCCCTTGTGGCGATCGATTTGAAATCCCTAG agaaatgcTTGAAATGGGAGAAGATGTAGCACAATGTCCCAGCTGCTCCCTTCTCATTCGTGTTATCTACGATCCTGAAGATTTCGTCAAACTGGAGACCATCTCGACAAGCAAGCCAATCGCGGAACCcgtctaa
- the dph-3 gene encoding DPH-type MB domain-containing protein (Confirmed by transcript evidence), whose amino-acid sequence MLEMGEDVAQCPSCSLLIRVIYDPEDFVKLETISTSKPIAEPV is encoded by the coding sequence atgcTTGAAATGGGAGAAGATGTAGCACAATGTCCCAGCTGCTCCCTTCTCATTCGTGTTATCTACGATCCTGAAGATTTCGTCAAACTGGAGACCATCTCGACAAGCAAGCCAATCGCGGAACCcgtctaa
- the ant-1.3 gene encoding ADP/ATP translocase (Confirmed by transcript evidence), with translation MTGGGDSKPIEKKKEDKKGFDTRKFLIDLASGGTAAAVSKTAVAPIERVKLLLQVQDASLTIAADKRYKGIVDVLVRVPKEQGYAALWRGNLANVIRYFPTQALNFAFKDTYKNIFQKGLDKKKDFWKFFAGNLASGGAAGATSLCFVYPLDFARTRLAADVGKANEREFKGLADCLVKIAKSDGPIGLYRGFFVSVQGIIIYRAAYFGMFDTAKMVFTADGKKLNFFAAWAIAQVVTVGSGIISYPWDTVRRRMMMQSGRKDVLYKNTLDCAVKIIKNEGMSAMFKGALSNVFRGTGGALVLAIYDEIQKFI, from the exons ATGACTGGAG GAGGAGATTCAAAGCCtattgaaaagaagaaggaggatAAGAAAGGTTTCGATAcccgaaaattcttgattgaTCTCGCCTCGGGAGGAACTGCTGCCGCTGTCTCCAAGACTGCTGTGGCTCCGATTGAACGTGTCAAGCTTCTTTTGCAAGTACAGGATGCTTCCCTAACTATCGCCGCCGATAAACGTTACAAAGGAATCGTCGATGTCCTCGTTCGTGTCCCGAAAGAGCAAGGATATGCTGCTCTCTGGAGAGGAAACTTGGCCAATGTCATCCGATACTTCCCAACCCAGGCGCTGAACTTCGCATTCAAGGATAcatacaaaaacattttccaaaagggATTGGACAAGAAGAAGGATTTTTGGAAGTTCTTCGCCGGGAATCTCGCTTCTGGTGGAGCTGCCGGAGCAACTTCTCTCTGCTTCGTCTACCCATTGGATTTCGCTCGTACCCGCTTGGCTGCTGACGTCGGAAAAGCTAATGAACGTGAATTCAAAGGTCTGGCTGATTGTCTCGTCAAGATTGCAAAATCGGATGGTCCAATCGGACTCTACAg aggatTCTTTGTTTCTGTACAAGGTATCATCATCTACCGTGCCGCTTACTTCGGAATGTTCGACACTGCCAAGATGGTATTCACTGCTGATGGCAAGAAACTCAACTTCTTCGCCGCCTGGGCTATTGCTCAAGTCGTCACCGTCGGATCTGGAATCATTTCCTATCCATGGGATACTGTTCGCCGTCGCATGATGATGCAGTCTGGTCGCAAAGATGTTCTCTACAAGAATACCTTGGATTGTGCTGTCAAGATCATCAAAAACGAAGGAATGTCTGCCATGTTCAAGGGAGCTCTGTCGAATGTGTTCCGTGGAACTGGTGGAGCACTCGTTCTGGCCATCTACGATGAAATCCAGAAGTTCATTTAA
- the nhr-38 gene encoding Nuclear receptor domain-containing protein (Confirmed by transcript evidence), protein MSLYCSSFDNQCYWMMDDSQVVWNSSAPQEMICSICSDKAEGYHFGAISCAACGAFFRRSVSDQKVYSCSNRQCSIVHDPTKRGGSCRFCRFLKCVSSGMMPQDVKAKRTSSSQQNVTSLYRNMNQSSILLIDQIIAFRRSIAAERPIFDLISRSTTRTNLKISLHQEYEIMRRISTGSPLIMQVIEHFYAHFGSLDNNFMSDPLGDIFLLVFVFEACVLTATKGGIQLDRLFLPNMVHIDLSEQPFLEFMECEQHVNLNPYRNILNSFSFLVQLVSRSFQSCNFDEPLLSILFYKCITEAVPINFRHCFADVNRDSLLTDLNRVDPVSFEQIQNTSAQIHQGTRAFKDAISSIL, encoded by the exons ATGAGTCTATACTGTTCAAGCTTTGATAATCAGTGTTACTGGATGATGGATGACAGTCAAGTAGTGTGGAACAG CTCAGCACCTCAAGAGATGATCTGCTCAATTTGCTCGGATAAAGCCGAAGGATATCATTTTGGAGCAATAAGCTGTGCTGCATGTGGTGCATTCTTCCGACGCAGTGTTTCTGATCAAAAAGTATACTCATGTTCTAATAGACAATGTAGTATTGTACACG ATCCAACAAAGAGAGGTGGAAGCTGCAGATTCTGCAGATTTTTGAAGTGTGTGAGCAGTGGAATGATGCCTCAAG acgtAAAAGCCAAAAGAACTTCTTCATCACAACAAAATGTCACGTCTCTTTACCGAAATATGAATCAAAGTTCCATTCTACTAATCGATCAAATTATTGCTTTTCGCAGAAGTATTGCAGCTGAAAGGCCGATTTTCGATTTG atttcccgATCAACAACTCGtacaaacttgaaaatttctctcCACCAAGAATACGAAATTATGCGAAGAATATCAACTGGATCTCCCTTGATCATGCAAGTTATCGAACATTTTTACGCACACTTTGGGAGCTTGGATAATAATTTCATg AGCGACCCACTCGGTGACATATTCCTATTGGTTTTTGTCTTTGAAGCATGTGTTTTGACTGCTACAAAAGGTGGAATCCAACTAGATAGACTGTTTCTGCCAAATATg GTCCATATTGATTTGAGTGAGCAACCATTTTTGGAGTTTATGGAGTGTGAGCAACATGTCAATTTGAACCCATACAG AAACATTCTGAATTCATTTAGTTTCCTTGTTCAATTGGTATCACGATCGTTTCAATCATGCAATTTCGATGAACCACTTTTATCCATTTTATTCTATAAATGCATAACGGAAGCAGTTCCAATCAATTTTCGACATTGTTTTGCTGATGTGAATCGGGATAGTCTTTTGACAGATTTGAACAGAG tagaTCCTGTTTCATTTGAACAAATCCAGAACACATCTGCCCAAATTCATCAAGGAACTCGGGCGTTCAAAGATGCAATCTCAAGCATTTTATAA
- the nhr-38 gene encoding Nuclear receptor domain-containing protein (Confirmed by transcript evidence), whose protein sequence is MRRISTGSPLIMQVIEHFYAHFGSLDNNFMSDPLGDIFLLVFVFEACVLTATKGGIQLDRLFLPNMVHIDLSEQPFLEFMECEQHVNLNPYRNILNSFSFLVQLVSRSFQSCNFDEPLLSILFYKCITEAVPINFRHCFADVNRDSLLTDLNRVDPVSFEQIQNTSAQIHQGTRAFKDAISSIL, encoded by the exons ATGCGAAGAATATCAACTGGATCTCCCTTGATCATGCAAGTTATCGAACATTTTTACGCACACTTTGGGAGCTTGGATAATAATTTCATg AGCGACCCACTCGGTGACATATTCCTATTGGTTTTTGTCTTTGAAGCATGTGTTTTGACTGCTACAAAAGGTGGAATCCAACTAGATAGACTGTTTCTGCCAAATATg GTCCATATTGATTTGAGTGAGCAACCATTTTTGGAGTTTATGGAGTGTGAGCAACATGTCAATTTGAACCCATACAG AAACATTCTGAATTCATTTAGTTTCCTTGTTCAATTGGTATCACGATCGTTTCAATCATGCAATTTCGATGAACCACTTTTATCCATTTTATTCTATAAATGCATAACGGAAGCAGTTCCAATCAATTTTCGACATTGTTTTGCTGATGTGAATCGGGATAGTCTTTTGACAGATTTGAACAGAG tagaTCCTGTTTCATTTGAACAAATCCAGAACACATCTGCCCAAATTCATCAAGGAACTCGGGCGTTCAAAGATGCAATCTCAAGCATTTTATAA
- the K01H12.4 gene encoding Breast cancer type 2 susceptibility protein homolog (Confirmed by transcript evidence), translating into MEFGASFAYRRIDAHVEATLQEAAQVLEKLVIERDAESAITVASQGTPDAISITQAAHETISIDSILRSSKQPKATIRTPRDSNKNRKLTFPPARIGFKSEQLETCDSGITDSTIDQDPPTPDSLFPSAIYIPAKQKPQMTVSISATTASSCSNKSLYRKHIEKLAIEPLEDIKHLKCRGLKKSKPDDLFPKATYDAGTGKPKMALSPSSMVSVDLSYASTTAKSNSLAYQPMEFVSSDGRVKLWLQPLEKQKKKNSEKSKKRERCIDDAPIPPKQLQSSTKLNIENRTKFSTNLSIGDHVIDLSGILNGSMKKKNLAKLVINGQSYSI; encoded by the exons atggaattcgGAGCGTCGTTTGCTTATAGAAGAATTGACGCCCACGTTGAAGCAACTCTTCAAGAAGCTGCTCAAGTTCTCGAAAAGTTGGTAATTGAAAGAGATGCCGAGTCGGCCATAACGGTCGCATCCCAAG GAACTCCAGATGCAATAAGTATCACTCAAGCTGCTCATGAAACCATTTCAATTGATTCAATTCTTCGATCTTCGAAGCAACCAAAGGCTACCATTCGTACTCCACGTGACTCTAACAAGAATCGGAAATT aactttccCACCAGCCCGAATTGGTTTCAAATCCGAGCAATTGGAAACTTGTGATTCTGGAATAACTGATAGCACTATTGACCAAGATCCACCGACCCCGGACTC CTTGTTCCCAAGTGCCATCTACATTCCGGCAAAGCAGAAGCCTCAAATGACC gtttcaataAGTGCAACAACTGCTTCTTCTTGTTCCAACAAATCGCTCTACCGTAAGCACATTGAAAAACTAGCAATTGAGCCATTGGAGGACATCAAACACTT GAAGTGCCGTGGACTGAAGAAGTCAAAGCCAGATGACCTTTTTCCAAAAGCAACTTACGATGCGGGAACTGGAAAACCTAAAATGGCG TTGTCTCCGAGTTCAATGGTGTCGGTCGACCTTTCATATGCATCTACAACTGCTAAATCCAATAGTCTTGCCTATCAACCAATGGAGTTTGTTTCCTCTGATGGACGCGTCAAGCTGTGGCTTCAG CCTCTTGaaaagcaaaagaaaaaaaatagtgaaaagtCCAAAAAACGTGAACGATGTATTGATGATGCTCCAATTCCTCCAAAACAATTGCAATCGAGTACCAAATTGAACATTGAGAATCGCACAAAGTTTTCTACCAATTTGTCAATCGGTGATCATGTTATTGATTTGTCTGGAATCTTAAATGGGTccatgaagaagaagaatttgGCAAAACTCGTCATTAATGGGCAGTCCTATTCAATTTGA